CGAGAAGTACGAGGCGTCGATGGCGATCGGCGAGGAGATGTTCCACCACATGGAAGCGGCCGACGGCGAGGTCGGCATGACCGAATGTCCGACCTGCGCGATGCAGATGGAACACGGAACCGGCTACGAGATCAAACATCCGTTGCAGGTGCTCGAGGCGGCGCTGGTCCCGGAGTGACCTCGGATTGGTCGGTCTCTCGACCGTCGCTTGCGGTTCGATACATGGTTCATATCTGTGAGGTTAACCCGTGTGTTCTTATCCGGTGACCTGTGAGGGCGGGGTATGTTCCGAGACGTCTCCGACCGCCTGGTCGACGACGGGGCGATGCGCGGCTACGGTGCTGCGGTGACCCCGGGGCGGCGGGGACCGATCGCATTCGTCTGCGGGTACGATGGAGCCAATCGGTTGTACCAGCCCGCAGACGGTTCCGACACCGGCGGAAACCTGGTCGATGTCGCCTGTGGGATCGTCGCCGATTCGGGGCGACACGCCATCGGCGTCGCCGCCGCGGATCTCGACGCCGACGGCTGTGAGGAGCTGTACGTCCACAACACCGACACGTTCGACGGAGTGACCGCCGACGGTGACTTACTTCTGGATCGGGCCTCGGCCGACCGCGACGTCTGGCGGGACGTGTTCGCACTCGACGTAAACGAGGGCCGGGAGAACTTCCGATCCGGGCGCTCCGTCGCCGCAGTCGACCGGTTCGGAACCGGGCAGTACGGCGTGGCGATCGCCTCCCACGGCAGCGAACTCCGTTACTACGAACTCGGCGAGGACGGGGAGCTGACCGACATGGCACCGGCGCTCGGCGTCGATGTCGTCTGTGAGGGACGATCGGTGTGTGCGGGACCGGTCGTCTCGGAGGGAATGGACCTCTATCTCGGGGTCGAGGGGGGCCCCAACCGCCTCTTCGAAAACGGCGGCGGGAGCTTCACGGAAATCGACGCCGGAGTCGGCCTCGCGGATCCGAGCGAGAACGCCAGGGGCCTCGCGCTCGTCGGGACCACGGATTCGGTCGACGCCGGAGAGACCACGCAGCCGCCTCGGCGTGCAGACGCGGGTGCGTTCGAACTCGCGGTCGGTAACT
The Halalkaliarchaeum desulfuricum DNA segment above includes these coding regions:
- a CDS encoding CRTAC1 family protein is translated as MFRDVSDRLVDDGAMRGYGAAVTPGRRGPIAFVCGYDGANRLYQPADGSDTGGNLVDVACGIVADSGRHAIGVAAADLDADGCEELYVHNTDTFDGVTADGDLLLDRASADRDVWRDVFALDVNEGRENFRSGRSVAAVDRFGTGQYGVAIASHGSELRYYELGEDGELTDMAPALGVDVVCEGRSVCAGPVVSEGMDLYLGVEGGPNRLFENGGGSFTEIDAGVGLADPSENARGLALVGTTDSVDAGETTQPPRRADAGAFELAVGNWEGPGRIFRASDSGFEDVAPSGFSRPASTRTLIAADFDNDGHVELFRNCLGEPNGLFRRRPDGWTELDTGDALEPDGFGTGAVVADFDRDGTLELLVVHGEVTAQPPSLYDVPNENDWLRVAPKTVHGAPARGAVVELETDDVRTRRLVAAGSNYLCQSEPVAHFGLGKAAPRRVRVWWPGGYETTIDSPETCRELVVDHPRDR